CAGACGACGTCGCGTCGCCCGTCCGCACCCGACAGTTGCTGCTTCACCGATGCAGGAACGGCGGCGGGACCGGCCGCGTCCGCGCCCGCCGATAAGGTGGTCGGCATGACACGCCTGCGCCTCGCATCCGTCAACGTGAACGGCGTCCGCGCCGCGTTCCGGAAGGGCATGGGCGACTGGCTCGCCACCCGCGACGTCGACGTGCTCGCCCTCCAAGAGGTCCGTGCGTCCACCGACGACCTGACCGGGCTGCTCGGCGACGAGTGGGACGTCGTGCACGACCCGGCGACGGCGAAGGGCCGCGCGGGCGTCGCCATCGCGTCACGGAAGCGCGCGCACCTGCACCGCGTCGAGCTCGGCCCCGCCGACTTCGACTCGGCCGGCCGCTGGATCGAGGCCGACTACGAGGTCGGCGACGCCACGGTCACGGTCGTGTCGGCGTACGTGCACTCGGGCGAGGTCGACACCCCCAAGCAGGACGAGAAGTGGAAGTTCCTCGACGCGATGACCGAGCGGCTCCCGGCGCTCCGCGCGCACAACCCGCTCGCGGTCGTCGTCGGTGACCTCAACGTCGGCCACGACCAGCGCGACATCAAGAACTGGAAGGGCAACGTCAAGCGTGCCGGGTTCCTCCCGCGCGAGCGTGCCTACTTCTCGCGGTTCTTCGGCGCCGACGGCGAGCAGGTCGAGGGCGCGGACGGCTCGACCGGACCGGGGCTCGGCTGGGTCGACGTCGGTCGCGAGCAGGCCGGCGACGTCGACGGCCCGTACACGTGGTGGTCCTGGCGCGGCCAGGCGTTCGACAACGACAGCGGCTGGCGCATCGACTACCAGGTGGCGACCCCCGAACTCGCGGCGAAGGTCGCGCAGTACACGGTGGACCGCGCCGCGGCGTACGACCAGCGATGGTCCGACCACGCCCCCGTGGTCGTCGACTACGAGCTCTGACCCTCCTCTCACCCCCGCACCACCAGGACACCCCCATGACCACGACGCGCATCTTCTCCGGGATCCAGCCCTCCGCCGGGTCCCTCCACCTCGGCAACTACGTCGGGGCGCTCATGCAGTGGCGCGACCTGCAGGACGACCACGACGCGATCTACTGCGTGGTCGACATGCACGCGATCACCTCGCCGCAGGACCCGTCCGAGCTCCGCGCGAGCACCCGAGCGACCGCGGCGCAGTACATCGCCTCGGGCATCGACCCGACGAAGTCGACGCTGTTCGTGCAGTCGCACGTCCCCGCGCACGCCGAGCTGGCCTGGGTCCTCAACACCCTCACCGGCTTCGGCGAGGCCAGCCGGATGACCCAGTTCAAGGACAAGTCGGCACGTCAGGGCGCCGAGGCGGCGTCCGTCGGGCTCTTCACGTACCCGATCCTGATGGCCGCGGACATCCTGCTCTACGACACCGCCGTCGTCCCGGTCGGCGACGACCAGCGCCAGCACGTCGAACTGACCCGGGACCTGGCGAACCGCTTCAACTCCCGGTTCGGGGACACGTTCGTCGTGCCGGAGGCCAAGATCGGCACCGAGACCGCGCGGATCTACGACCTGCAGGACCCGACGAGCAAGATGAGCAAGTCGGCCGCGTCCGACAACGGCCTCATCCGCCTGCTCGACGACCCGAAGCGGACCGCGAAGAAGATCCGGTCGGCGGTCACCGACACCGAGCGCGAGATCCGGGCGGACCGGCAGGCGAAGCCCGGCGTCACGAACCTCCTCGCGATCCTGTCCGCGTTCACGCGCACGCCCGTCGCGACGCTCGAGGAGCAGTTCGTCGGCAAGGGCTACGGCGACCTCAAGGGCGCGGTGGCCGACGCCGTCGTCGCCGAGCTCGAGCCGGTGCGGGCGCGCACGCTCGAGCTGCTCGACGACCCCGCCGAGCTCGACCGCCTGCTCGCGGTCGGCGCCGACCGCGCCGAGTCCATCGCGCAGGCGACGCTCGCCCGGGTGTACGACCGCATCGGCTTCGTGCCCCGCACCCGCGGCTGACGATGCTGCCCGTCACGCTGTCGTCGGACCGGGTCCGGCTCGACCTGCCGATCCGGTCCGACACGGCGGCGATCACCGCGGCGTGCCAGGACCCCGACGTCGTGCGGTGGACGACCGTGCCGACGCCGTACACCGAGCAGCACGCACGGACCTTCCTGGACGCCCTCGTCGGCCCCGGGTGGGCGTCCGACCGCGAGTACACCTGGGCGATCCGCCGTACCGGGTCGACCTGGCTCGAGGGCGTCGTGTCCTTCCGCACCGAGCACCGCGACCTCGGCTTCTGGCTGGCGCCGTCCGCCCGGGGCGCCGGGCTCATGCACGAGGCCGTCGACCTGGTCGTCCGGTGGGCGTTCTCCCAGGGCGCGGCGGACGTGTACTGGGAGTGCTACGAGGGCAACACCGCGTCGGCGTCCGTCGCCCGCTCGGCCGGGTTCTCGTTCACCGGCACCGGTCCGGCCCGCATCCCCGCACGGGACGGCGCGCCGACGACGGCCTGGACCGGGCTCCGTCGCGCGGACGGCGTCCCGGCGTCGGCGCTCCCCTGGCCGGACGCGTCCTTCCGTGACGGCGGCGTCGTTCGCTGACAGGGGACAAGTCGGTGACGCGTCACCACGCTCCCGTCGGTAGTGTCGGAGCGTGACCACGTCCCCCCTCCCGCCGGCTCGTCCGGCCGAGGTCCGTGCGATGCAGCGAGCGCTCGACCTCGCGGCCCGCGGACCCGTCGTCGGCGACCACGCCCGCGTCGGCGCCGTGGTGCTCTCCCCCGCCGGTGACGTCCTCGCCGAGGGCTGGCACAAGGGCGCGGGGACCCCGCACGCCGAGGTCGACGCGATGGCCAAGCTGTCGCCGGAGCAGCTCCGCGGCGCCACGGCCGTCGTGACCCTCGAGCCGTGCAACCACACCGGACGCACCGGGCCCTGCGCCGTCGCGCTCATCGAGGCCGGCGTCGCACGGGTCGTCTACGCCGTCGACGACCCGGGCGTCCAGGCGCGCGGGGGCGCCGACCGCCTGCGCGCCGCCGGGGTCGAGGTGGTCTCCGGCGTCCTCGCCGACGAGGCCGAGGCGTTCCTCGAGCGCTGGCTGCTGTCGGTCCGCGCCGGGCGGCCGTGGGTCACCGTGAAGTGGGCGTCGAGCCTGGACGGTCGTGCCGCGGCTGCCGACGGCACGAGCAAGTGGATCACCGGCGCAGCCGCCCGCCAGCACGTGCACGAGCAGCGGGCCGCGCACGACGCCATCCTCGTCGGCACGGGCACCGTGCTCGCCGACGACCCGAGCCTGACCGCCCGCGGCGATGGCGGCGAGCTCCTCGCCGACCAGCCGCTCCCGGTCGTCCTGGGCGACCGCCCCGTGCCCGAGGACGCCGCCGTCCGTCGGCACCCCCGCGGCCTCGTGACCCTCCCCGGGCACGACCTCGACACCGCCCTGCGCAGCCTGCGCGACCACGGTGTCCACTCCGTCTTCGTCGAGGGGGGTCCGACGATCGCGTCCGCGCTGATCGCCGCGGGACTCGTCGACGAGGTGCTCGTCTACCTCGCCCCGGTGCTGCTCGGAGGTCCCCGGACCGCCCTCGGCGACGTCGGGGTGGGAAGCATCGGCGAGCGTCACCAGTTGGACGTAACATCGACCACCAGCCTCGGCCCCGACCTGCTGGTCCGCGCACGACCCCACCGTTCCCGGCCCGGTACCGGACCGACGACGGCGGTCGACGAGCGCGGAGACGACGGGGCTCACGACGACCGGAGTACCCCATGACCGACGCACTCACCTCCCCCACCCCGGGCAGCCCGGTCCAGTTCGAGGTCGCGACGAACGTCCCGACCACCCACGGCACCTTCCAGATGCGCGCCTACCGCGACCTCGTCACGGGCGCGGAGCACGTCGCGATCATCGCGACGGACGACGACGGTTCACTGCCCGGCCCCGGTGCGCTCGTGCGGGTGCACTCCGAGTGCCTGACCGGCGAGGCGTTCGGCTCGCTGAAGTGCGAGTGCGGACCGCAGCTCGACGCCGCGCTGGACACGATCGCCGCCGAGGGCGGTGTGGTCGTCTACCTGCGCGGGCAGGAGGGCCGGGGCATCGGCCTCATCAACAAGCTCAAGGCCTACCGCCTGCAGGAGGACGGCCTCGACACGCTCGACGCGAACCTGGCGCTCGGGCTCCCCGCCGACTCGCGGGAGTACGGCGGCGCGGCCGGCATCCTCGCCGACCTCGGGATCACGAGCGTCCGCCTGCTCTCGAACAACCCGGAGAAGCGCCGACAGCTCGAGGAGCACGGCATCACCGTCGAGTCCCTCGTCCCGCTCGTCGTCGGGGTCTCCGCGCAGAACGCCGGGTACCTCGACACGAAGCGCGACCGGATGGGGCACCAGCTCCCCGCGCACCTGCAGGCCGGCGCCGCGAGCTGACCACGAGCAGGGCTGCGCGGGCGACCGCGCGGCGATGCGCGGCGCGGGCGACCCCCCAGCGCCGCGCCAGCCGATCCTCGGTGGATTCGCAGCTGGGCGACATCTGTCGTACGCTGGGTTCTCCGTCACGAGCGGTCCCAACCACAGAACGCACCCGGCAACGCCCGCGCCACCCCGCGCGGACCAGCCGGTGTCCGCAGCTTCGGCACACCGCCGCGCTCGTCCGAGCGCTCCCCTCGGAGTCCCCCGCACCATGTCCGCCGCACCGGCACCCACGTCCACGACCACACCGGCCCCGGCCGCCGAGAACCCGCGCTCCCGCGTCGTCATCGCGAGCCTCGTCGGCACGTCGATCGAGTTCTACGACTTCTACGTCTACGCGACCGCCGCCGTCCTGGTCTTCCCGACGCTCTTCTTCCCGAACGAGGACCCGACGGCCTCGCAGCTGTCGTCGTTCGTCACGTTCGCCCTCGCCTTCTTCGCCCGGCCCGTCGGGTCGATCCTGTTCGGCCACTTCGGTGACCGCATCGGCCGCAAAGCGACGCTCGTCGCGTCCTTGCTCGTGATGGGCACCGCGACGTTCCTGATCGGCTGCCTGCCGACCTTCGCGAGCGTCGGCATCTGGGCGCCGGTGCTCCTCGCCGTGCTGCGCTTCGCCCAGGGCGTCGGCCTCGGCGGCGAGTGGTCCGGCGCGGCCCTGCTCGCGACCGAGAACGCCCCGAAGGGCAAGCGTGGTGTCTTCGGCTCGATGCCGCAGCTCGGCGCCCCGATCGGCTTCCTGCTCGCGAACGGCCTGTTCATCGCGATCAACGCCGCCATGCCCGCCGCCGCCGACGGCACCCCGAACGCCGACTTCCAGGCGTGGGGCTGGCGCATCCCGTTCCTGCTGTCCGCGGTGCTCGTCATGGTGGGTCTCTACGTCCGCTTCAAGCTGGTCGAGTCGACCGTGTTCCGCGGCGTCCAGGAGAGCGGCTCGGTCGCGAAGCTCCCGCTCGGCCGGGTGTTCCGCACGTCGTGGAAAGCCGTCGTCGTCGGCACGTTCGGCATGGTCGCCACGTACGTCCTCTTCTACTTCATGACGACGTTCACGCTGAACTACGGCACGAACCCGTCCGAGCCGGCACCGCTGCAGAAGCTCGGGCTCGGCTACAGCCGCGGTGAGTTCCTCACGCTGCTCATGATCGGCGTGGTGTTCTTCGGCATCTTCACCCCGATCGCCGGCTGGCTCGCGGACAAGTACGGTCGCCGCCGCACCCTGATCCCGACCACGCTCGGCATCGCCCTGTTCGGTCTGACGTTCCAGCTCTGGTTCGCCGCCGCCAACGGGCCGATCACCGTCGTGACGTTCCTGATCGTCGGGCTGTCGCTCATGGGCCTGACGTTCGGGCCGATGGGGGCGCTCCTTCCGGAGCTCTTCCCGACGAACGTCCGGTACACGGGCTCCGCGCTGGCGTACAACATCGCGTCGATCATCGGGGCCTCG
The Curtobacterium citreum genome window above contains:
- a CDS encoding exodeoxyribonuclease III gives rise to the protein MTRLRLASVNVNGVRAAFRKGMGDWLATRDVDVLALQEVRASTDDLTGLLGDEWDVVHDPATAKGRAGVAIASRKRAHLHRVELGPADFDSAGRWIEADYEVGDATVTVVSAYVHSGEVDTPKQDEKWKFLDAMTERLPALRAHNPLAVVVGDLNVGHDQRDIKNWKGNVKRAGFLPRERAYFSRFFGADGEQVEGADGSTGPGLGWVDVGREQAGDVDGPYTWWSWRGQAFDNDSGWRIDYQVATPELAAKVAQYTVDRAAAYDQRWSDHAPVVVDYEL
- the ribD gene encoding bifunctional diaminohydroxyphosphoribosylaminopyrimidine deaminase/5-amino-6-(5-phosphoribosylamino)uracil reductase RibD — translated: MQRALDLAARGPVVGDHARVGAVVLSPAGDVLAEGWHKGAGTPHAEVDAMAKLSPEQLRGATAVVTLEPCNHTGRTGPCAVALIEAGVARVVYAVDDPGVQARGGADRLRAAGVEVVSGVLADEAEAFLERWLLSVRAGRPWVTVKWASSLDGRAAAADGTSKWITGAAARQHVHEQRAAHDAILVGTGTVLADDPSLTARGDGGELLADQPLPVVLGDRPVPEDAAVRRHPRGLVTLPGHDLDTALRSLRDHGVHSVFVEGGPTIASALIAAGLVDEVLVYLAPVLLGGPRTALGDVGVGSIGERHQLDVTSTTSLGPDLLVRARPHRSRPGTGPTTAVDERGDDGAHDDRSTP
- a CDS encoding MFS transporter, encoding MSAAPAPTSTTTPAPAAENPRSRVVIASLVGTSIEFYDFYVYATAAVLVFPTLFFPNEDPTASQLSSFVTFALAFFARPVGSILFGHFGDRIGRKATLVASLLVMGTATFLIGCLPTFASVGIWAPVLLAVLRFAQGVGLGGEWSGAALLATENAPKGKRGVFGSMPQLGAPIGFLLANGLFIAINAAMPAAADGTPNADFQAWGWRIPFLLSAVLVMVGLYVRFKLVESTVFRGVQESGSVAKLPLGRVFRTSWKAVVVGTFGMVATYVLFYFMTTFTLNYGTNPSEPAPLQKLGLGYSRGEFLTLLMIGVVFFGIFTPIAGWLADKYGRRRTLIPTTLGIALFGLTFQLWFAAANGPITVVTFLIVGLSLMGLTFGPMGALLPELFPTNVRYTGSALAYNIASIIGASLAPTIALKLWQPDGNIFFVGLYLTGAAVVTLVALLLVRETKQAGLADGDATTTRR
- the trpS gene encoding tryptophan--tRNA ligase: MTTTRIFSGIQPSAGSLHLGNYVGALMQWRDLQDDHDAIYCVVDMHAITSPQDPSELRASTRATAAQYIASGIDPTKSTLFVQSHVPAHAELAWVLNTLTGFGEASRMTQFKDKSARQGAEAASVGLFTYPILMAADILLYDTAVVPVGDDQRQHVELTRDLANRFNSRFGDTFVVPEAKIGTETARIYDLQDPTSKMSKSAASDNGLIRLLDDPKRTAKKIRSAVTDTEREIRADRQAKPGVTNLLAILSAFTRTPVATLEEQFVGKGYGDLKGAVADAVVAELEPVRARTLELLDDPAELDRLLAVGADRAESIAQATLARVYDRIGFVPRTRG
- a CDS encoding GNAT family N-acetyltransferase; this translates as MLPVTLSSDRVRLDLPIRSDTAAITAACQDPDVVRWTTVPTPYTEQHARTFLDALVGPGWASDREYTWAIRRTGSTWLEGVVSFRTEHRDLGFWLAPSARGAGLMHEAVDLVVRWAFSQGAADVYWECYEGNTASASVARSAGFSFTGTGPARIPARDGAPTTAWTGLRRADGVPASALPWPDASFRDGGVVR